A window of bacterium genomic DNA:
CATTTCAGAATTAACGGCAGTATTCTCAAAGCAGAACCCTTTGGAAACGGCCATATCAATGATACATACCTTTTAGTATATAATCAGTCTGGTACAGGAAAAAAATATATCCTCCGTAAAATCAATAAATACGTTTTTAAAAGGCCTGAGACAGTAATACAAAACAGCCTGAAAATTACCGGCCATATTAAAAATCATCTGAAAAACTCAGGGATCAAAGACATATCCCGGCTTGTTGTTCAGTTTGTAAAAACATTTGATGATAAACCATTCTTTACAGACGAAAATGATGACTACTGGTGTGTAATTCTTTTTATAGAAAACGCATATACAGTGGATTACGTAAGAAAACCGAACCAAGCTTATGAAGCTGCAAAGGCATTTGGTTTGTTTCAGAAATTAATATCCGATACGCCTGTGAATGAATATCAATACACAATCCCGGACTTTCACAACCTGCAAAGACGGCTGAATTTATTTGACTCTGTACTGGCAGATGACATGAACAGCAGAAAAGAATCTGCTGAGCCGGAGATTGAGCTTGCCCTGAAATACAGATTACTTGAAACCAGAATAGAATCTCTGCTGGAAAGAGATGAGCTTCCTCTGCGAATAGTGCATAATGATACAAAAATAAATAATGTTATGCTGGATAATGAAACGGATGAAGGAATTTGTGTTATTGATCTTGACACAATTATGCCAGGTTACATTATATCTGATTTCGGGGATATGGTAAGAACTTTTACAAGCCCTGCGGCAGAAGATGAAAAGGATACATCCAAAGTTACAATGAGGATTGATATTTTCAAAGCTCTTGTACACGGATACCTGTCCCAACTTAAAGAAATTCTGACTCAGGCGGAAATTGACAATCTGGTATATGGCGCTCAACTGATAACTTATGAACAGAGCATCCGATTTTTAACTGATTATCTTAACGGAGACGTTTATTATACAACAGCTTACGATAATCACAATCTTGTACGGGCAAGAAATCAGTTTGCTTTGTTAAAAAAAATTATCGAACAGTCCGGAGAGATGGAGAAGATAGTAAAAGAATTTGTATAAACAGCAACCAACCTGTTTATACCGTATATAGTGTAACCTTAAATGGTAATAATGTTAAACAGCGTACAATAACGATTTATTTTATCTGCTGTTATTTAAGAATCTACACAAAAGGCGCAATTTAATTATTCATCAATCATATAACCCCAGAATAACTAAATTTTTTTCTTGACATTTTCATTCTAAAATATTATAATAATAAAGCAATTTAATTGAAAACATAGCGTTTTGCATCTTAAGCACATTCATCTTAATGAAATTTTATTATTCCGATAATTATAATCGGAACAGAAAAGCTTTGCACTGAAAAGCAAGGAGCAGGTTTGTATGCTTTTTTTTGGAAAGCCGGGCTGAACCTGCATCTGCAGACAAAAACTATTAATTTAAAGCAAAGAGAGCTATGAAAAAATTTATTAAAACTTTAAAGCCTTTTCTCAAGTGGTTTATATCCACATGTGTGATTGCAGCAGCAGTCATCTGGTATCTTCATTCTGCAAAGGAGAAGGAAGAACCTGCTGCTGAGTTTAAAACGCAGACAGAAGCAGATATCCAGCCGGTACCTGTTAAGACAGCCCTTGCTGATACGGGTGATATTGTAATGAGGATATCTGCCACAGGTGTTACAAAAGCCCTGCAGGAGATAATACTGTGCCCTGTGCTTGGGGGAAATATTGTAAGGATTGAGAAATCCGAAGGAGAGTTTGTTAAGGAAGGCGGACTTATTCTAAAAATAGATGACAGATCTTTTCGCCTTGCACTTGAAGAAGCCGAAAACAAAGTATTGGAAGCGCAGGTTAATTTCGGGCTTTTACTCCAGGATGATTCGGAAAAGATAAAACTCTTAAAGAGCGAATGGAATTCGGGGAATGAGCAGAAATCTCTTAATGAAGCAAAAAGGCTTTTTAAACAGGGTAAAATAAGTGAACATACCCTTGAGGAGGCTGAAATCCGTACGCAATGTGCATTGATTTTTTCCGGCGAAAAAAGAAAAGCTGTTATGGCAAACCAGAGCGGGCTTACAAGCGCATTAATAGCAAAAAAGAGAGCAGAACTTGATCTGTCATATACGGATTTGCGTGCGCCCTTTTCCGGAATTCTCGGAAATCAGAAGGTTTTTCAGGGCCAGCATATATCTGCAGGCCAGGAATGCTACACTCTTGTGGACCTGTCTCAAATTCGTGTTGAAATAGAAGTGCTTGAAAGCGAGATCGGCAAGATACGAAAAGGCAATTATGCGGAAGTACATTTTACAACCTTTCCAGGAGAAGTATTTAAAGGTAAAATTACAGCAGTAAACCCTCTTGTGAATCCTGAAACAAAAACATGCAGGGTAACAGCAATTCTGGATAACCCGGGCCTTAAAATAAAAGCCGGCATGTTTGCGTTTGTAAAACTCGAAGCCAGGATATATCATAACCGTTTCAGAGTACCGAGAGAAGCGGTTCTTGTAAGAGATGAGCGCAAACTTGTGTTTGTAGTTCGGGACAAACATGCAAAATGGTGTTATGTAAAGACCGGGCTGGAGAATGACGAATACTACGAAATTTTGTCGTCAGCACAGAATCTGAAAGCAGGAGAACCTGTTATAGTAAGCGGCCACTATACTCTGATTCATGATGCACCGGTTAAAATTATTAACGAACAGACTAAATAAAAAAAATGAATATAATTAATACTGTTGTAAAACGTCCGGTTTCTGTTATAATGATATGCCTCGGTGTTCTTTTGCTTGGAGGTATATCTTTAAGCAGGCTTTCAGTAGATCTTTTACCTGACCTGTCCTATCCAAAACTGACAATCAGAACAACATACCCGGGAGCTGTACCTGAAGAGGTTGAGCGAATTGTTACAGAAAAAATTGAGCAGGC
This region includes:
- a CDS encoding efflux RND transporter periplasmic adaptor subunit, with amino-acid sequence MKKFIKTLKPFLKWFISTCVIAAAVIWYLHSAKEKEEPAAEFKTQTEADIQPVPVKTALADTGDIVMRISATGVTKALQEIILCPVLGGNIVRIEKSEGEFVKEGGLILKIDDRSFRLALEEAENKVLEAQVNFGLLLQDDSEKIKLLKSEWNSGNEQKSLNEAKRLFKQGKISEHTLEEAEIRTQCALIFSGEKRKAVMANQSGLTSALIAKKRAELDLSYTDLRAPFSGILGNQKVFQGQHISAGQECYTLVDLSQIRVEIEVLESEIGKIRKGNYAEVHFTTFPGEVFKGKITAVNPLVNPETKTCRVTAILDNPGLKIKAGMFAFVKLEARIYHNRFRVPREAVLVRDERKLVFVVRDKHAKWCYVKTGLENDEYYEILSSAQNLKAGEPVIVSGHYTLIHDAPVKIINEQTK
- a CDS encoding aminoglycoside phosphotransferase family protein produces the protein HFRINGSILKAEPFGNGHINDTYLLVYNQSGTGKKYILRKINKYVFKRPETVIQNSLKITGHIKNHLKNSGIKDISRLVVQFVKTFDDKPFFTDENDDYWCVILFIENAYTVDYVRKPNQAYEAAKAFGLFQKLISDTPVNEYQYTIPDFHNLQRRLNLFDSVLADDMNSRKESAEPEIELALKYRLLETRIESLLERDELPLRIVHNDTKINNVMLDNETDEGICVIDLDTIMPGYIISDFGDMVRTFTSPAAEDEKDTSKVTMRIDIFKALVHGYLSQLKEILTQAEIDNLVYGAQLITYEQSIRFLTDYLNGDVYYTTAYDNHNLVRARNQFALLKKIIEQSGEMEKIVKEFV